In Pantoea cypripedii, the following proteins share a genomic window:
- a CDS encoding NAD(P)/FAD-dependent oxidoreductase: MPGPFVVPVHGDVTLPEKVDVVVIGGGIIGCATALEIAEQGVSVALCEKGGIGQEQSSRNWGWVRLARRDPREVPLMAESLRIWQQLDQRVQADTGYQRAGITFNCATDQEFSELQSWSRHMEGTGFRAEMLDRDGVAKLFPGHKIQGVGALYTPDDGRAEPQKAAPAIAEAARRHGAHILTECAVRGIETSGGRISGVMTERGAIACQSVVLAGGAWSGLMAQRFGLRLPQLKVLNSVVRTEPLAGGPEAAFWARDFAIRKRQDGGYTIASGHESEVDFVPDTFRFARNFLPALRHEWGSLRLRLTGRFYDEWRMPRHWHLDEPSPFEYCRVLDLPPSRKLTDKVLEQLKQQLPALAGLKVAQRWAGCIDVLPDAIPVISHIERYPGLVMATGFSGHGFGIGPGAGRLTADLVLNRTPVVDPNAFRFSRFTDGSKIEIMTGY, translated from the coding sequence ATGCCTGGTCCGTTTGTTGTGCCGGTACACGGCGATGTGACATTGCCGGAAAAAGTCGATGTGGTGGTGATAGGCGGCGGCATTATTGGTTGCGCCACCGCGCTGGAAATTGCCGAACAGGGCGTCAGCGTCGCGTTATGCGAGAAAGGGGGTATCGGTCAGGAGCAATCCAGCCGTAACTGGGGCTGGGTGCGGCTGGCGCGCCGCGACCCGCGTGAAGTCCCGCTGATGGCCGAATCACTACGCATCTGGCAGCAACTGGATCAGCGGGTGCAGGCGGACACCGGTTATCAGCGTGCTGGCATCACTTTTAACTGCGCCACTGACCAGGAATTCAGCGAGCTGCAAAGCTGGTCGCGGCATATGGAGGGCACTGGTTTTCGTGCTGAGATGCTGGATCGCGACGGGGTGGCGAAATTGTTTCCCGGCCACAAAATTCAGGGCGTGGGTGCGCTCTATACCCCGGATGATGGGCGTGCTGAACCGCAGAAAGCGGCTCCGGCGATTGCCGAAGCGGCACGCCGCCACGGTGCGCATATTCTGACGGAATGTGCGGTGCGCGGTATCGAAACCAGCGGTGGACGTATTTCTGGTGTGATGACGGAACGCGGTGCGATTGCCTGTCAGAGCGTGGTATTGGCCGGAGGTGCCTGGTCAGGGCTGATGGCGCAGCGTTTTGGCCTGCGCCTGCCACAGCTCAAGGTGCTGAACAGCGTGGTACGCACCGAGCCGCTGGCGGGTGGGCCGGAAGCGGCGTTCTGGGCGCGTGATTTTGCCATTCGTAAACGCCAGGATGGAGGCTACACCATCGCCTCCGGCCATGAAAGCGAAGTGGATTTTGTGCCCGATACTTTTCGTTTTGCCCGCAATTTCCTGCCAGCACTGCGCCACGAATGGGGATCATTACGCCTGCGCCTCACCGGACGATTTTATGATGAGTGGCGGATGCCGCGTCACTGGCATCTGGATGAACCCAGCCCGTTTGAATACTGCCGCGTACTCGACCTGCCGCCATCGAGAAAACTTACTGACAAGGTGCTGGAGCAGCTTAAGCAACAACTGCCCGCACTGGCCGGGCTGAAAGTCGCCCAGCGCTGGGCTGGCTGCATTGATGTGCTGCCGGATGCCATCCCGGTGATTTCCCATATCGAACGTTATCCCGGCCTGGTGATGGCCACCGGTTTTTCCGGCCATGGTTTTGGTATCGGACCCGGAGCCGGACGCCTCACCGCCGATTTGGTGCTTAACCGTACCCCGGTGGTGGACCCCAACGCTTTCCGTTTCTCCCGTTTCACTGATGGTTCAAAGATCGAAATTATGACCGGCTACTAA
- a CDS encoding MarR family winged helix-turn-helix transcriptional regulator, whose protein sequence is MIKPAVPAVPQQAVDVDLGPLGNMLSFYIRSINIAVSRDLDQQLAGLEVARGTGKISTLLVVDRHPGIRPSVIADVIQRDRSAMARLLEQMEQQQLLTREADHSDNRSQALFLTEHGKALAQRVRELTQQQEDRFFQRLTAREKHTVIRLLKKVLQP, encoded by the coding sequence ATGATAAAACCAGCTGTACCTGCTGTTCCGCAACAAGCCGTTGACGTGGATTTGGGACCGCTTGGCAATATGCTGAGTTTTTACATTCGTAGCATCAACATCGCCGTGTCGCGTGACCTTGACCAGCAACTGGCTGGACTCGAAGTGGCGCGTGGCACCGGCAAAATCAGCACGCTGCTGGTGGTGGACCGCCACCCTGGTATCCGGCCTTCGGTGATTGCCGATGTGATCCAGCGTGACCGTTCGGCCATGGCGCGTCTGCTGGAGCAGATGGAGCAACAACAGTTGCTGACGCGTGAGGCAGACCACAGCGATAACCGTTCACAGGCGCTGTTTCTTACTGAGCACGGTAAGGCCCTGGCGCAGCGCGTGCGCGAACTGACGCAGCAGCAGGAAGATCGTTTTTTTCAGCGGCTGACGGCCAGAGAAAAACACACCGTCATCCGTTTATTAAAAAAAGTCTTACAGCCGTAA
- a CDS encoding ABC transporter ATP-binding protein: MENPDNIAPLFSVRQLSVALPAGMDRRFAVENLSFDLWPGEILCIIGESGSGKSVTAHAAMGLLPKALRVDGGEILLRGNNLLQQSAEQLRQLQGKTLAIIFQDPLSALNPLMTIGEQIGEVMLAHNVGTPMSRQQKVLALLEEVGLPEPEKIQHQHPFRLSGGQRQRVMIAMALALDPDILIADEPTTALDVTTQAQILRLIRGLQQRKAMSVMFITHDFGVVEEIADRVIVMEKGRMVESGPAQQVLNAPQHPYSQQLIAAVPRMHAGDKDVRDTPTVLRVNNLVKTYRSDGGWLSRSREVKALNNVSFSLNKGETLGIVGESGSGKSSLGRVLLKLLAADSGEILFDGRDILPMKEADFRPLRRYIQMIFQDPFASLNPRHTIGTILSAGPLALGGMTPQEVERKAKQLLQRVGLDASAWQRFPHEFSGGQRQRIGIARALMFDPVLLVADESVSALDVSIQAQVLELLRSIQQQTQVAMIFITHDLRVASQICDRIAVLFKGEIVEQGTPQAVFRQPQHRYTQQLVSAIPGHAEERVAS; this comes from the coding sequence ATGGAAAACCCTGACAACATCGCCCCGTTATTTTCTGTACGCCAGCTTTCTGTGGCGCTGCCTGCCGGTATGGACCGCCGTTTTGCGGTGGAAAACCTCAGTTTTGATCTCTGGCCAGGGGAAATTCTTTGCATCATTGGTGAATCCGGTTCGGGGAAATCCGTCACCGCCCATGCGGCGATGGGATTGCTGCCAAAGGCGTTGCGCGTTGATGGCGGCGAGATTCTGTTGCGCGGCAACAACCTGTTGCAGCAAAGTGCCGAGCAGTTGCGCCAGTTGCAGGGCAAGACCCTCGCCATCATCTTTCAGGACCCGTTGTCGGCGCTCAATCCGCTGATGACCATTGGTGAGCAGATAGGCGAAGTGATGCTGGCGCATAACGTCGGCACCCCCATGTCACGCCAGCAAAAAGTACTGGCGCTGCTGGAGGAAGTCGGGTTGCCGGAACCGGAGAAAATCCAGCATCAGCACCCGTTTCGCCTGTCCGGCGGTCAGCGTCAGCGCGTGATGATTGCCATGGCGCTGGCGCTCGACCCCGATATTCTGATTGCCGATGAACCCACCACCGCACTGGATGTCACTACCCAGGCACAAATCCTGCGGCTTATCCGTGGCCTGCAACAGCGCAAGGCAATGAGCGTGATGTTTATCACTCACGATTTTGGTGTGGTGGAGGAGATCGCTGACCGGGTCATCGTGATGGAAAAGGGGCGCATGGTGGAGTCTGGCCCGGCGCAGCAGGTGCTGAATGCCCCTCAGCATCCCTATTCACAGCAGCTGATTGCTGCGGTGCCGCGTATGCATGCCGGTGACAAAGACGTGCGCGACACGCCGACGGTATTACGCGTCAATAACCTGGTAAAAACCTACCGCAGCGACGGTGGCTGGCTGAGCCGCAGCCGAGAGGTGAAGGCGTTGAATAACGTCAGCTTCAGCCTGAACAAGGGCGAAACGTTGGGCATTGTCGGTGAATCGGGTTCCGGCAAATCTTCGCTGGGCCGGGTGTTGCTGAAGTTACTGGCAGCGGATAGTGGGGAAATCCTGTTTGACGGGCGCGATATCCTGCCGATGAAAGAAGCGGATTTCCGCCCGCTGCGCCGCTATATCCAGATGATTTTCCAGGACCCTTTCGCCTCGCTTAACCCGCGTCACACCATTGGCACCATTCTTTCAGCCGGACCGCTGGCGCTGGGCGGTATGACGCCGCAGGAAGTGGAGCGCAAAGCCAAACAACTGCTGCAACGAGTGGGCCTCGATGCCAGCGCCTGGCAGCGTTTCCCGCATGAGTTTTCCGGTGGTCAGCGCCAGCGCATCGGCATTGCGCGCGCGTTAATGTTCGACCCGGTGCTGCTGGTGGCGGATGAATCGGTCTCTGCGCTGGATGTGTCGATTCAGGCGCAGGTGCTGGAATTGCTGCGCAGCATTCAGCAGCAAACCCAGGTGGCGATGATTTTTATCACCCACGATCTGCGTGTCGCCAGCCAGATTTGTGACCGTATCGCGGTGCTGTTTAAAGGGGAAATTGTTGAGCAGGGCACGCCGCAGGCGGTGTTCCGCCAGCCGCAGCATCGTTATACACAACAACTGGTTAGCGCCATTCCTGGTCATGCGGAAGAGCGGGTGGCGTCTTAA
- a CDS encoding EmmdR/YeeO family multidrug/toxin efflux MATE transporter produces MRAIRKTAWYPKRRSYRTLLWREITPLAVPIFIENLCVMLMGVLSTFLVSWLGKEAMAGVGLADSFNMVIISFFAAIDLGTTVVVAFSLAKRNGKRARAATRQSLGLMTVLAFVLVIAIEIWGHLIIDVIAGSAEPQVKELALSYLQTSAWSYPAAAIALIGSGALRGAGNTKIPMLINGGMNILNIIISTVLIYGCFGWHGLGFIGAGLGLTISRYIGAIAAIYVLYLGINPALKISIQSYFRRWNYGILMEVLSIGVPASIESVLFNGGKLLTQIFVAGMGTNEIAGNFIAFSIATLINLPGNALGSASTIITGKRLGRNQVMQAERQIKHVFWLAMIGLCSLAAITVPIAGLLAKFYTRDPEVITVTKHLIWLNAAFMPIWTASWVLPAGLKGARDARYTMYVSMFSMWGARVVAGYLLGIVLGMGVVGVWLGMFLDWTVRGICFWWRLTSGTWLNNYRRMLAKNGGG; encoded by the coding sequence ATGCGGGCGATCAGAAAAACGGCGTGGTATCCAAAACGCCGTTCTTATCGCACGCTGTTGTGGCGTGAAATTACGCCTCTGGCCGTGCCCATCTTTATCGAAAACCTCTGCGTGATGCTGATGGGCGTCCTCAGTACCTTCCTGGTCAGCTGGCTGGGTAAAGAAGCGATGGCGGGCGTAGGCCTGGCCGATAGCTTCAATATGGTGATCATCTCATTCTTTGCCGCCATCGATCTTGGCACCACGGTGGTGGTGGCGTTCAGCCTTGCCAAACGTAATGGCAAACGGGCGCGCGCGGCTACCCGCCAGTCGCTGGGCTTAATGACGGTACTGGCGTTTGTGCTGGTGATCGCCATTGAGATTTGGGGCCACCTGATCATCGATGTGATTGCCGGGAGCGCCGAACCCCAGGTGAAGGAGCTGGCGCTCAGTTACCTGCAAACCTCGGCCTGGAGCTATCCGGCAGCGGCGATTGCGCTGATCGGCAGCGGTGCCTTGCGCGGGGCGGGCAACACCAAAATCCCGATGCTGATCAATGGCGGGATGAACATCCTCAATATCATCATCAGTACCGTGCTGATCTACGGCTGTTTTGGCTGGCATGGATTGGGTTTTATCGGTGCCGGTCTCGGGCTGACCATCTCACGTTATATCGGCGCCATAGCGGCGATTTACGTGCTGTATTTGGGTATCAACCCGGCACTCAAAATCTCCATCCAGAGTTACTTCCGGCGCTGGAATTACGGCATCCTGATGGAAGTGCTAAGCATTGGTGTGCCCGCCAGTATCGAATCGGTGTTGTTTAACGGCGGTAAGCTGCTGACGCAGATTTTTGTTGCCGGGATGGGCACCAACGAAATCGCCGGTAACTTTATCGCTTTCTCGATTGCTACCCTGATTAACCTGCCCGGTAACGCATTAGGCTCAGCTTCGACCATCATCACCGGCAAGCGACTCGGGCGTAATCAGGTGATGCAGGCCGAACGCCAGATCAAGCATGTGTTCTGGCTGGCGATGATTGGCCTGTGTAGCCTGGCGGCAATCACCGTGCCGATTGCTGGATTGCTGGCGAAGTTCTATACCCGCGATCCGGAAGTGATAACGGTGACCAAACACCTGATCTGGCTGAACGCCGCCTTTATGCCGATCTGGACCGCCTCCTGGGTGCTGCCCGCCGGGTTGAAAGGCGCACGCGATGCCCGTTACACCATGTATGTCTCGATGTTCAGCATGTGGGGCGCACGCGTGGTAGCCGGATACCTGCTCGGTATTGTGCTGGGTATGGGGGTGGTTGGCGTGTGGCTCGGCATGTTCCTCGACTGGACAGTGCGCGGCATTTGTTTCTGGTGGCGTCTGACCAGCGGTACCTGGCTGAATAATTATCGCCGGATGCTGGCGAAAAACGGGGGGGGATAA
- a CDS encoding ABC transporter ATP-binding protein codes for MAEPMLSFEGVDVFYGPVQALKQVSLTVNEGETVALIGANGAGKSTLLMSIFSQPRIAAGEIRFRGEAISHKSTHAIAASGIAQAPEGRRIFPDMTVEENLLMGTISIGDRHVREDKDRMYQLFPRLLERRKQRAMTLSGGEQQMLAIARALMSRPKLLLLDEPSLGLAPLVVKQIFSILRELTQQGMTLFLVEQNARHALQLADRGYVMVNGEILLRGSGEELLHNEDVRSAYLGGAVDPAAPGTKSL; via the coding sequence ATGGCTGAACCGATGCTGAGTTTTGAAGGGGTGGATGTGTTTTACGGTCCGGTGCAGGCCCTGAAACAGGTCTCTCTGACGGTGAACGAAGGGGAAACCGTAGCGCTGATTGGGGCCAACGGCGCGGGCAAATCCACGCTGCTGATGTCGATATTCAGCCAGCCGCGTATCGCCGCCGGGGAGATTCGCTTTCGCGGCGAAGCCATCAGCCATAAATCGACCCATGCGATAGCCGCCAGCGGCATTGCCCAGGCCCCGGAGGGGCGGCGCATTTTCCCCGATATGACGGTGGAGGAAAATTTGCTGATGGGCACCATCTCGATTGGCGATCGTCATGTGCGCGAGGATAAGGACCGCATGTACCAGTTGTTTCCACGCCTGCTGGAACGGCGTAAGCAACGTGCGATGACGCTGTCCGGTGGTGAGCAGCAAATGCTGGCGATAGCGCGTGCGCTGATGAGTCGGCCAAAGCTGCTGCTGCTGGATGAACCCAGCCTCGGTCTCGCACCGCTGGTGGTGAAACAGATCTTCAGCATCCTGCGTGAACTGACACAACAGGGCATGACGCTGTTTCTGGTGGAGCAGAATGCCCGCCATGCGCTGCAACTGGCCGATCGTGGCTATGTCATGGTCAACGGTGAAATTCTGCTGCGTGGCAGCGGCGAGGAATTGCTGCATAACGAGGATGTACGCAGTGCGTATCTGGGCGGTGCGGTCGATCCTGCGGCCCCGGGAACAAAAAGTTTGTAA
- a CDS encoding ABC transporter ATP-binding protein — MSDAILQVDNLMMRFGGIKALNDVSLAVERGSVTALIGPNGAGKTTVFNCLTGFYRATGGRITLNARQRSTDVIQVLGQKIHPTDWLHPARLGSRVWYKMFGGAHLVNRAGLARTFQNIRLFREMSVIENLLVAQHMQVNRQLLAGILNTRGYREAENRALDRAFYWLENVDLVGSANRLAGTLSYGQQRRLEIARAMCTRPELICLDEPAAGLNPVETGALSQILHRLRADHRISVLLIEHDMPMVMRISDHIVVLDHGDVIAQGTPQQIRHDPKVIAAYLGAEEESDHG; from the coding sequence ATGAGTGATGCTATTTTGCAGGTGGATAACCTGATGATGCGCTTTGGCGGCATTAAGGCGCTGAATGACGTCAGCCTGGCCGTTGAACGCGGCTCGGTCACGGCGTTAATCGGCCCCAACGGCGCGGGAAAAACCACGGTATTTAACTGTTTAACCGGCTTTTACCGCGCGACGGGGGGGCGTATCACCCTGAACGCCAGGCAGCGATCCACCGACGTCATTCAGGTGCTGGGACAGAAAATTCACCCCACTGACTGGCTGCACCCGGCGCGGCTCGGTTCACGCGTCTGGTACAAAATGTTTGGCGGTGCGCATCTGGTGAACCGTGCCGGTCTGGCGCGTACCTTCCAGAATATCCGTCTGTTCCGTGAAATGTCGGTGATTGAGAATCTGCTGGTAGCGCAACATATGCAGGTTAACCGCCAGCTGCTGGCGGGCATCCTCAATACCCGCGGTTATCGCGAGGCGGAAAATCGCGCGCTGGATCGGGCGTTTTACTGGCTCGAGAATGTGGACCTGGTCGGCAGCGCCAACCGGCTGGCGGGCACCTTGTCTTACGGCCAGCAGCGACGGCTGGAGATTGCCCGCGCCATGTGCACGCGGCCAGAGCTGATTTGCCTCGATGAACCGGCTGCCGGACTCAACCCGGTGGAAACCGGGGCGTTAAGCCAGATTCTGCATCGTCTGCGCGCTGACCATCGCATCAGCGTGTTGTTAATCGAACACGATATGCCGATGGTGATGCGCATCTCTGACCATATCGTGGTGCTGGATCACGGCGATGTGATTGCCCAGGGCACGCCGCAGCAAATCCGTCATGACCCGAAAGTGATTGCCGCCTATCTCGGCGCGGAAGAGGAGAGTGATCATGGCTGA
- the livM gene encoding high-affinity branched-chain amino acid ABC transporter permease LivM, with amino-acid sequence MSAMTQRIDVRQSLLDCVMAGLVALVVFGPIVGVVLDGYSFHLSPQRVAVLVAVVMVGRLLFSLFQQSAAGQRFARKFEGNDDGVYVREPGHRSHLRWILPVLLVVALAFPFLSSKYLLTVAILGLIYVLLGLGLNIVVGLAGLLDLGYVAFYAIGAYGLALGYEYLGLGFWSMLPLAALMAAFAGALLGFPVLRMHGDYLAIVTLGFGEIIRLVLNNWLTFTGGPNGVSVPSPTFLGLEFGRRAREGGVPYNEFFHLDYNPNMKFIFIYVVLVLVVLLVLFIKHRLTRMPIGRAWEALREDEIACRAMGLNHVLVKLSAFMLGASTAGIAGVFFASYQGFVNPTSFTFFESALILAIVVLGGMGSTLGVVLAAFVLTVAPELLRSFAEYRVLLFGVLMVLMMIWRPRGLVRTARVGVPLRKGVRHE; translated from the coding sequence ATGAGTGCAATGACGCAACGAATCGATGTGCGCCAGTCGCTGCTGGATTGTGTGATGGCCGGGCTGGTGGCGCTGGTGGTGTTTGGTCCGATTGTCGGTGTGGTGCTGGATGGCTACAGTTTTCATCTCTCGCCGCAGCGCGTTGCTGTGCTGGTGGCGGTGGTGATGGTGGGTCGTCTGCTGTTTAGCTTGTTTCAGCAATCCGCTGCCGGGCAACGCTTCGCGCGTAAATTTGAAGGCAATGATGATGGCGTGTACGTGCGCGAACCAGGTCACCGCTCCCATTTACGCTGGATCCTGCCTGTGCTGCTGGTGGTGGCGCTGGCGTTTCCGTTCCTCTCGAGTAAATACCTGCTGACGGTGGCGATTCTCGGGCTGATTTACGTCTTGCTTGGTCTTGGGCTGAATATTGTGGTGGGTCTCGCGGGTCTGCTCGATCTCGGTTATGTGGCGTTTTACGCCATCGGTGCCTACGGGCTGGCCCTCGGTTATGAGTATCTCGGCCTCGGCTTCTGGAGCATGTTGCCGCTGGCGGCGCTGATGGCCGCCTTTGCTGGTGCGCTATTGGGTTTCCCGGTGCTGCGGATGCACGGCGATTATCTGGCGATTGTCACCCTCGGTTTTGGCGAAATCATCCGTCTGGTGCTGAACAACTGGCTGACATTTACCGGTGGCCCCAATGGGGTATCGGTGCCGTCTCCCACCTTTCTCGGGCTGGAATTTGGTCGCCGTGCACGCGAGGGCGGGGTGCCGTATAACGAGTTTTTCCACCTCGACTACAACCCGAACATGAAGTTTATCTTTATCTACGTGGTGCTGGTTCTGGTGGTGCTGCTGGTGTTGTTTATCAAACATCGCTTGACGCGCATGCCGATTGGTCGCGCCTGGGAAGCGCTGCGCGAAGATGAGATCGCCTGCCGGGCGATGGGGCTGAATCACGTATTGGTCAAGTTGTCGGCGTTTATGCTGGGCGCGTCAACCGCCGGTATCGCCGGGGTGTTCTTTGCCAGCTATCAGGGTTTCGTCAATCCGACCTCGTTTACCTTTTTCGAATCGGCACTGATCCTCGCCATTGTGGTACTGGGCGGGATGGGTTCGACGCTGGGTGTGGTACTGGCGGCGTTTGTGCTGACGGTTGCTCCCGAGCTGCTGCGCAGCTTCGCCGAGTACCGGGTGCTGCTGTTTGGCGTGCTGATGGTGCTGATGATGATCTGGCGACCACGCGGGCTGGTGCGAACCGCACGCGTAGGCGTGCCGCTGCGTAAGGGAGTGCGCCATGAGTGA
- a CDS encoding ABC transporter permease subunit: MEAFFLQQLVNGLTLGAVYGLIAIGYTMVYGIIGMINFAHGEVYMVSAYLCAIGLGLLSFFGIHSFPLLIFGTLIFTIVVTAVYGWTIERIAYRPLRNSTRLAPLISAIGMSLILQNYVQISQGPNQQGIPTLMSGVLRMEIGDGVVQITWTKVFILIAALCGMALLTWIIQYTRLGRICRAVQQDRRMAAILGINTDRVISLVFMIGAAMAGLAGVLVTLNYGTFDFYIGFVIGIKAFTAAVLGGIGSLPGAMLGGLLLGVAEAQFAGLVNSDYKDVFSFALLVVILIFRPQGLLGRPLVAKV, translated from the coding sequence ATGGAAGCCTTCTTTCTCCAGCAGCTGGTGAACGGCCTGACACTGGGCGCGGTTTACGGGCTGATCGCCATTGGCTACACCATGGTTTACGGCATCATTGGCATGATCAACTTCGCCCACGGCGAGGTGTATATGGTCTCTGCCTATCTTTGTGCCATCGGGCTGGGGCTGCTCAGCTTTTTTGGCATTCACTCCTTCCCACTGCTGATTTTCGGCACTCTGATCTTCACCATTGTGGTGACGGCGGTCTACGGCTGGACTATCGAGCGCATCGCCTATCGTCCGTTACGTAACTCCACCCGCCTTGCACCGCTGATTTCAGCCATCGGTATGTCACTGATTTTGCAAAATTATGTGCAAATAAGTCAGGGTCCGAATCAGCAGGGTATTCCCACCCTGATGTCCGGGGTGTTGCGCATGGAAATTGGCGATGGCGTGGTGCAAATCACCTGGACCAAAGTGTTTATCCTGATTGCCGCGTTGTGCGGTATGGCGCTGCTCACCTGGATTATTCAGTACACGCGGCTGGGTCGCATTTGCCGCGCAGTGCAACAGGATCGGCGCATGGCCGCCATTCTCGGTATCAACACCGATCGGGTGATTTCGCTGGTGTTTATGATTGGCGCGGCGATGGCGGGTCTGGCTGGCGTGCTGGTCACCCTGAACTACGGCACCTTTGATTTCTACATTGGCTTCGTTATCGGCATCAAAGCCTTTACTGCGGCGGTACTGGGCGGCATAGGTTCGTTGCCGGGGGCGATGCTCGGCGGCCTGCTGCTTGGCGTGGCCGAAGCGCAGTTCGCCGGGCTGGTGAACTCCGATTACAAAGATGTGTTCTCTTTTGCCCTGCTGGTGGTGATTTTGATCTTCCGGCCACAGGGGCTGTTGGGACGACCGCTGGTTGCCAAAGTGTGA
- a CDS encoding branched-chain amino acid ABC transporter substrate-binding protein, protein MSLKFIKLPLKVVIAGCLSAAFYAQADIKIGVAGPFSGPNATYGAQYWKGATQAAEDINAAGGVNGEKIVLVQGDDACEPKQAVAVANRLVDQDKVLAVVGHFCSSSTMPASEVYDDAGVLAITPGSTNPQITERGMKTMFRMCGRDDQQGAIAADYIIDKLKAKRVAVIHDKDTYGQGLADATKAALEKRGVNEVLYEGLSRGEKDFNALVTKIASVKPDVVYFGGCHPEAGPLVRQMREQGVTAAFFSGDCIVTEDMVTAAGGPQYTKGVYMTFGQDPRQIPDGKAVIAKFRAGGFEPEGYTLYAYASVQALAAAYKAAGKDNAKASEWLKANSVDTVMGKKAWDGKGDLKVSDYVVYQWDDKGKYHQL, encoded by the coding sequence ATGTCTTTGAAATTCATAAAATTACCATTGAAGGTTGTGATTGCAGGTTGCCTGAGCGCGGCGTTTTATGCCCAGGCGGATATTAAGATTGGGGTGGCCGGTCCGTTCTCAGGCCCCAACGCCACTTACGGCGCACAGTACTGGAAGGGTGCCACTCAGGCAGCTGAAGACATCAACGCTGCCGGAGGGGTGAATGGTGAAAAAATTGTGCTGGTGCAGGGGGACGACGCCTGCGAACCGAAACAGGCCGTGGCCGTCGCCAATCGCCTGGTAGACCAGGACAAGGTATTGGCAGTGGTGGGGCACTTCTGTTCCTCTTCCACTATGCCCGCTTCCGAAGTGTATGACGATGCCGGTGTACTGGCGATTACCCCCGGCTCGACTAACCCGCAAATCACCGAACGCGGCATGAAAACCATGTTCCGTATGTGTGGCCGCGACGATCAGCAGGGGGCGATTGCTGCTGACTACATCATCGATAAGCTGAAAGCCAAACGCGTGGCGGTGATCCACGACAAAGACACCTACGGCCAGGGGCTGGCCGATGCCACCAAGGCTGCACTGGAAAAGCGCGGAGTCAACGAGGTGTTGTATGAAGGTCTGTCGCGCGGCGAGAAAGATTTTAACGCGCTGGTGACCAAAATCGCCTCAGTCAAACCGGATGTGGTGTACTTCGGTGGCTGCCACCCGGAAGCCGGTCCGCTGGTACGTCAAATGCGTGAACAGGGCGTGACGGCTGCCTTCTTCTCCGGTGACTGTATCGTGACTGAAGATATGGTGACCGCAGCGGGCGGCCCGCAATACACCAAAGGCGTTTATATGACATTTGGTCAGGACCCGCGTCAGATTCCTGACGGCAAAGCGGTGATCGCCAAATTCCGCGCCGGTGGTTTTGAGCCGGAAGGCTATACCCTGTATGCCTACGCTTCAGTACAGGCACTGGCTGCCGCTTACAAAGCCGCAGGTAAAGATAACGCCAAAGCCAGTGAGTGGCTGAAGGCCAATAGCGTTGATACCGTGATGGGCAAAAAAGCCTGGGATGGTAAAGGCGATCTGAAAGTCTCGGATTACGTGGTTTATCAGTGGGACGATAAAGGCAAATATCACCAGCTGTAA